Proteins from a single region of Streptococcus mitis:
- a CDS encoding mucin-binding protein codes for MYSRVKRNQMNKVNKYSIRKSSFGAVSVAVAALMVFGTYSNVSADEQKVDSHRTEKEEQKVSEKPEETKQEKSEEKIAELPSTLQAPVLEKEELDINALLKKEAESKVAAETKNSDSKEFTSKEVKSSEEKTTSPASSEKVKEEKSVEKTTLEQVVSEAEVLNQVAVRYVQEADRKVEEKALVQEAVKAATIQISQSKSLLKDSSVSAENLKTQLNQLYSAIETVYTELQRAGHGKKISANLSPTQIQDVAIDNGNIIASGTIDMADRVTSTGIADYRFQLKFKNGTYHKGDIFTIGLKELPQDNNLPQKLVAEGKVFAERVSLVQKNDNAKAGSLSYWASRGDRDVALDTKESWDLVDKGSHIEATYRFTDEIERLDDVTFELQYRGGIRYPRVNVDKSVTGVISVNGQNVVTKNYTVIKTDIGAPKVYDTPATANFTGDVMLDDDGSIKTYNSTLRIGTWKSNFSAGTRFTVRINDTEFNKFATVGEFVERGAHNVEMINTSPDTSRTRVNRHNVILEAPREEPGQHAKFKILKAADNELTFELVSGKMLAGRTYVLRTKDFGVDRVPTSHTVNYLNEARNGFKSNVPGTLTVVDAKGKNLTDQYEQAADSDWKIANPDMVRTDGRLVYGDVAVRFVDTQGKMLLPAIAAVENGGILQDKFTTVRPSTKIDTSYVATLERNTTETEVQENKGIQTTSITAPYLLHSPNGKYYVFKEYAQNDRFYSNTKTSGTITRAQANVVAVYEEAKFGKVDIQYRDKTSQAILETFNTPHDKSSNLINLLGNNYDVTAKVPERFEKDGVVYVLSQTPANSKGYLTQADIHVVYDYLAQQKAQVKYLNQTETSPKVLGNVDSVVGLPGETIVYNSKTRINQYLKQGYELVHDGFANANDKRFDSEKQTDQVFSVQLIEKVVTVTADDPKPIAGNPLVAGDALSPVWPKSVENLDTLRKMTKQTIHYKYQKDGKQAFKDVVRSVVFERVARVNLVTGAVIYDNWKITRIDDKPVASVDTTVHKPNVTPQGVTTIAATPSSLGNGISIKPVLTVPNPVVASSPIVAKPVVSVKPVTPVKPAVSTPAKPAPVVKPKPVAPSTPVKPVISTPVTPAPVATPQPVAPVKPVAPAPVTPVKPVVSTPATPTPAVQPKPVATTDSKPSLTPAEALAAIKPTDFSSQTSVNKKTETKPVPGGTATITTTTTTTVTSNAATAGPTTPIVTITTNETETHSEVTSVIHTGTTSHTHVVGVVTKPNVVVTHPKPSVQPKPHLTRPHHGPVHHVPSRPGKQVKPIRTGPGTRGHARRHR; via the coding sequence ATGTATTCAAGAGTAAAACGGAATCAAATGAATAAGGTAAACAAGTATTCCATTAGAAAATCAAGTTTTGGTGCAGTATCTGTTGCTGTAGCTGCCTTGATGGTTTTTGGTACTTATTCAAATGTGAGTGCAGATGAACAGAAAGTAGATTCACATCGCACTGAAAAAGAAGAACAAAAAGTCTCTGAAAAACCAGAAGAGACCAAGCAAGAGAAATCTGAGGAAAAAATAGCAGAATTACCTTCAACTCTTCAAGCTCCAGTTTTGGAAAAAGAAGAATTAGATATCAATGCCCTTCTAAAGAAGGAAGCAGAGTCTAAAGTGGCAGCTGAGACAAAAAATTCTGACTCAAAAGAATTCACTTCTAAAGAAGTTAAGTCTAGTGAAGAAAAAACTACCTCACCTGCTTCAAGTGAGAAGGTAAAAGAAGAAAAATCAGTCGAAAAAACTACCTTGGAACAGGTTGTATCAGAAGCAGAAGTTTTAAATCAAGTTGCTGTTCGTTATGTTCAAGAAGCAGATCGTAAAGTTGAAGAAAAAGCCTTGGTTCAAGAAGCTGTTAAGGCAGCAACAATTCAGATTTCACAATCAAAATCCTTGTTGAAAGATTCATCTGTTAGTGCAGAAAATCTTAAGACTCAATTAAATCAACTGTATTCAGCTATTGAAACAGTATATACTGAGTTGCAACGTGCAGGACACGGCAAGAAAATTAGCGCTAATCTATCGCCAACTCAAATACAGGATGTAGCTATCGATAATGGAAATATTATTGCCAGTGGTACAATCGACATGGCCGACCGTGTAACTTCAACAGGTATTGCTGATTATCGCTTCCAATTAAAATTTAAAAATGGTACCTATCATAAGGGGGATATCTTTACAATTGGTTTGAAGGAATTGCCACAAGATAATAATCTTCCTCAAAAATTGGTTGCTGAAGGTAAAGTATTTGCAGAACGAGTGAGTCTGGTTCAGAAAAATGATAATGCCAAAGCTGGAAGCCTTTCATACTGGGCTTCACGTGGAGACCGTGACGTTGCTTTGGACACAAAAGAATCATGGGATTTAGTTGACAAAGGGAGTCATATTGAAGCAACATACCGTTTTACTGACGAAATTGAACGCTTAGATGATGTTACTTTTGAACTTCAATACAGAGGTGGAATTCGTTATCCTCGAGTGAACGTGGATAAGTCTGTAACTGGTGTTATTTCAGTTAATGGTCAAAATGTAGTCACTAAGAATTACACTGTGATTAAAACAGATATAGGAGCACCTAAAGTTTATGATACACCAGCTACAGCTAACTTCACAGGTGATGTTATGTTGGATGATGATGGTAGTATCAAAACATATAACAGCACTCTTCGTATCGGAACATGGAAATCAAACTTTAGTGCAGGGACCCGTTTCACCGTTCGTATCAATGATACAGAATTCAATAAGTTTGCTACTGTCGGTGAATTTGTTGAACGTGGTGCCCACAATGTCGAAATGATAAATACTAGCCCTGATACATCAAGAACAAGGGTAAATCGCCATAATGTTATTTTGGAGGCACCTCGTGAAGAGCCTGGTCAACATGCCAAATTCAAGATTCTTAAGGCAGCAGATAATGAATTAACCTTTGAATTGGTATCTGGAAAGATGTTGGCTGGAAGAACTTATGTATTACGTACAAAAGACTTTGGAGTTGACCGTGTTCCGACAAGTCACACAGTTAATTATCTGAATGAAGCTAGAAATGGTTTTAAATCAAATGTTCCAGGGACATTGACAGTTGTTGATGCCAAAGGTAAAAATCTTACAGACCAATACGAACAAGCTGCTGATTCTGATTGGAAAATTGCCAATCCAGATATGGTAAGAACAGATGGACGCCTTGTATATGGAGATGTAGCCGTTCGCTTCGTTGATACTCAAGGGAAAATGCTTCTTCCTGCCATTGCAGCGGTGGAAAATGGAGGTATCCTTCAAGACAAATTCACTACTGTAAGACCATCTACCAAAATTGATACTAGCTATGTAGCTACTTTAGAGAGAAATACAACTGAGACAGAAGTTCAAGAAAACAAAGGAATTCAAACAACATCTATCACAGCACCTTATTTATTGCATTCACCAAATGGTAAATATTATGTCTTTAAAGAATATGCACAGAATGATCGTTTCTATAGCAATACGAAGACATCTGGTACGATTACACGAGCTCAAGCTAACGTGGTAGCTGTGTACGAAGAAGCTAAATTTGGTAAAGTTGATATTCAGTATCGTGATAAAACAAGTCAAGCTATTTTAGAAACATTCAATACACCACATGATAAGAGTTCAAATCTCATTAACTTGTTGGGAAATAACTATGATGTGACTGCTAAAGTTCCTGAACGTTTCGAAAAAGATGGTGTAGTATATGTCTTGTCACAAACACCTGCTAATAGTAAGGGATATTTGACACAGGCTGATATCCATGTTGTTTATGATTATCTTGCTCAACAAAAAGCACAGGTTAAATACCTCAATCAAACAGAAACAAGTCCTAAAGTTTTAGGAAATGTGGATAGTGTAGTTGGTCTTCCAGGTGAAACAATTGTTTATAATTCAAAAACTCGTATTAATCAGTACCTAAAACAAGGATATGAATTAGTACATGATGGTTTTGCAAATGCTAATGATAAACGTTTCGACAGTGAAAAACAAACTGATCAAGTATTCTCAGTTCAATTAATCGAAAAAGTTGTGACTGTTACAGCAGATGATCCAAAACCAATTGCTGGAAATCCATTAGTAGCAGGAGATGCATTGTCACCTGTTTGGCCTAAATCGGTTGAAAACTTAGATACACTGAGAAAAATGACCAAGCAGACGATTCACTACAAATATCAAAAAGATGGCAAACAAGCTTTCAAAGATGTAGTTCGATCTGTAGTTTTTGAAAGAGTGGCGAGAGTTAACCTCGTTACTGGTGCAGTTATTTATGATAATTGGAAAATCACAAGAATTGATGATAAACCAGTAGCGTCAGTGGATACGACTGTTCATAAACCAAATGTCACTCCACAAGGAGTAACAACTATTGCAGCAACTCCTTCTAGTCTAGGGAATGGAATTTCTATCAAACCAGTTTTGACTGTTCCGAATCCAGTTGTTGCATCATCACCAATTGTTGCAAAACCCGTCGTATCGGTAAAACCAGTAACACCGGTTAAACCAGCAGTGTCAACTCCGGCTAAGCCAGCACCTGTAGTTAAACCAAAACCGGTAGCACCATCAACACCAGTCAAACCAGTAATTTCGACACCAGTAACTCCAGCGCCTGTTGCCACACCACAACCAGTTGCTCCAGTGAAACCAGTAGCCCCTGCACCGGTAACACCTGTTAAACCAGTAGTATCTACTCCAGCTACACCAACACCAGCTGTGCAACCAAAACCGGTAGCGACTACTGATTCAAAACCTAGCTTAACTCCAGCTGAAGCCTTGGCTGCAATTAAACCAACAGATTTTTCTTCACAAACATCTGTTAATAAGAAAACAGAGACAAAACCTGTTCCTGGTGGAACGGCTACGATTACAACTACAACGACAACCACTGTTACCTCAAATGCGGCAACAGCGGGTCCAACAACACCGATTGTCACTATTACAACAAATGAAACTGAAACTCATTCAGAGGTGACAAGTGTCATTCATACTGGCACCACTAGCCACACGCATGTGGTCGGAGTTGTTACAAAACCAAACGTAGTTGTTACTCATCCAAAACCAAGTGTTCAGCCTAAACCGCATTTAACGAGACCTCATCATGGACCAGTACACCATGTTCCTTCACGTCCAGGTAAACAAGTTAAACCAATTAGAACTGGACCAGGAACTCGTGGTCATGCTAGAAGACATCGCTAA
- a CDS encoding NADPH-dependent FMN reductase, producing MSKKVLFIVGSLRQGSFNHQMALEAEKALAGKAEVSYLDYSTLPLFSQDLEVPTHPAVAAAREAVLAADAIWIFSPVYNFSIPGTVKNLLDWLSRALDLSDTRGASALQDKFVTVSSVANAGHDQLFAIYKDLLPFIRTQVVGDFTAARVNDSAWADGKLVLEETVLNSLEKQAQDLVVAIQ from the coding sequence ATGTCTAAAAAAGTATTATTTATCGTCGGATCACTACGTCAAGGTTCTTTCAACCACCAAATGGCTCTCGAAGCTGAGAAAGCACTTGCTGGTAAAGCAGAGGTTAGCTACCTTGATTATTCAACCCTTCCTCTCTTCAGCCAAGATTTGGAAGTTCCAACACATCCAGCTGTAGCTGCTGCTCGTGAAGCAGTTCTCGCTGCGGATGCCATCTGGATTTTCTCTCCAGTCTATAACTTCTCTATCCCTGGTACGGTGAAAAACTTGCTTGACTGGCTATCTCGCGCTCTTGACTTGTCTGATACACGTGGCGCTTCTGCCCTTCAAGACAAGTTTGTCACCGTATCATCTGTAGCCAATGCAGGTCACGATCAACTTTTCGCTATTTACAAAGACCTCTTGCCATTCATACGTACACAAGTCGTTGGTGACTTTACTGCTGCACGTGTTAACGACTCTGCCTGGGCAGACGGAAAATTGGTTCTTGAAGAAACAGTCCTAAACTCACTTGAAAAACAAGCTCAAGACTTGGTCGTAGCAATTCAATAA
- a CDS encoding MFS transporter, whose amino-acid sequence MLIRNYRKNIGLMAGVEFFAFLGITSFWILFLSQNGMSLWQIGLLESIFHATSLLCEIPSGMLADRYSYKTNLYLSRIAGIVSSILMLAGQGNFWIYALAMAINALSYNFDSGTSAAMVYDSAVEAGLKERYLSISSFMSGVAEGTRSLGTVLAGFFVHGQLHLTYYIMIATSIIVLVLIWMLKEPSVKLEKTDSVTMKQIMWTVKEELERNPMLFNWMILSQIVGTLMCMFYFYYQNQLPDLSSWQISAVMLLGSLLNIVAVYLASKIGKRYAALKLFPILVLLTGVTYLLSYFGTPLIYILVYLISNALYALFQPIFDNDLQERLPSEVRATMLSVYSMMFSLSMIVFFPLTGWLIDHLGFVLTFLYLGFFLAMIGLLLPIFLGKMAKRMDDKVIL is encoded by the coding sequence ATGTTAATAAGAAATTATCGGAAAAATATTGGCCTGATGGCCGGAGTTGAATTTTTTGCTTTTTTAGGGATTACCAGCTTTTGGATTCTCTTTCTCAGTCAAAACGGAATGTCTCTTTGGCAGATTGGACTTCTGGAAAGTATCTTTCATGCAACCAGTCTTCTCTGTGAAATTCCATCTGGAATGTTGGCTGATCGTTACTCCTATAAGACCAACCTTTATTTAAGTCGAATAGCAGGAATTGTGTCTTCTATTCTCATGTTAGCTGGGCAAGGAAATTTTTGGATTTATGCACTAGCTATGGCGATAAATGCCTTATCTTATAATTTTGATTCAGGAACAAGCGCAGCAATGGTCTATGACTCGGCTGTAGAGGCTGGACTAAAAGAACGCTATCTATCCATTTCAAGTTTCATGTCAGGAGTAGCAGAAGGAACTCGGTCTTTGGGGACAGTGTTAGCGGGATTTTTTGTCCATGGTCAATTGCACCTGACCTACTATATCATGATTGCCACTTCTATCATAGTTCTTGTCTTGATTTGGATGCTGAAAGAGCCCAGTGTCAAGCTAGAAAAAACTGATAGTGTGACCATGAAACAGATTATGTGGACTGTTAAGGAAGAGTTGGAGCGAAATCCCATGCTCTTCAACTGGATGATTTTGTCTCAGATTGTTGGTACACTCATGTGCATGTTTTATTTTTACTATCAAAATCAGTTACCAGATTTAAGTAGTTGGCAAATTTCAGCAGTTATGCTACTTGGAAGTCTCTTGAATATCGTCGCAGTCTATCTAGCGAGTAAGATTGGAAAGAGATATGCCGCCTTGAAGCTTTTCCCTATTCTCGTCCTGCTGACTGGAGTTACCTACCTGCTGTCCTACTTTGGAACACCTCTAATCTATATTTTGGTTTATTTGATTAGTAATGCTCTATATGCTCTTTTTCAGCCGATTTTTGATAATGATTTGCAAGAGCGACTCCCAAGTGAAGTAAGGGCAACCATGCTGAGTGTCTACTCTATGATGTTTAGTCTAAGTATGATTGTGTTCTTCCCACTGACAGGCTGGTTGATTGACCATTTAGGCTTTGTGCTAACATTTCTTTATCTAGGCTTCTTTTTAGCCATGATTGGCCTTCTACTACCTATCTTTTTAGGAAAAATGGCTAAAAGAATGGATGATAAAGTGATTCTATAA
- a CDS encoding DUF5590 domain-containing protein → MKKRQKKAKNNLLWQYGLGMTILFVVISASFLYLVSLGMKPYQTAKSEGEKLAQQYAGLEQADQVDLYNGLESYYSVLGHNKKQEALAVLIGKDDHKIYVYQLNQGVSQEKAEAVSKEKGAGEIDKITFGRYQDKPIWEVKSGSNFYLVDFETGALVNKEGL, encoded by the coding sequence GTGAAAAAAAGACAAAAAAAAGCAAAAAATAATCTACTGTGGCAGTATGGTCTAGGGATGACGATTTTGTTTGTGGTTATCAGTGCTTCCTTTCTGTATCTGGTTTCTCTCGGCATGAAACCCTATCAAACAGCTAAAAGTGAAGGAGAAAAATTAGCTCAGCAGTATGCAGGATTAGAGCAGGCTGATCAGGTTGACTTATACAATGGCTTAGAATCCTATTATAGCGTTCTTGGTCATAATAAAAAACAAGAAGCACTTGCTGTCCTGATTGGAAAAGATGACCATAAGATTTACGTTTATCAGCTAAATCAAGGTGTTTCACAAGAAAAAGCAGAAGCTGTTTCGAAGGAAAAAGGAGCTGGCGAGATTGACAAGATTACCTTTGGCCGTTATCAAGATAAGCCAATCTGGGAAGTCAAGTCAGGCTCTAATTTTTATCTAGTAGATTTTGAAACAGGAGCATTGGTCAATAAGGAGGGCCTATGA
- a CDS encoding pyridoxal phosphate-dependent aminotransferase codes for MKLSNRVLEMEESVTLASDARAKKLKAEGKDVLFLTLGQPDFHTPKNIQDAAVVAIRDGRASFYTVASGLPELKAAVNTYFERYYGYSVASNEVTFATGAKFSLYTFFMAVINPLDEVIIPTPYWVSYGDQVKMAEGLPVFVEAKEDNDFKVTVDQLELVRTDKTKVLVLNSPSNPTGMIYTREELLAIGNWAVEHDILILADDIYGRLVYNGNEFVPISSLSEAIRKQTIVINGVSKAYAMTGWRVGYAVGDPEIIAAMSKLTGQTTSNLTSVSQYAAIEALTGPQDSVDIMRQAFEERLNTIYPLLCEVPGFEVVKPQGAFYLFPNVKKAMEMKGYTDVTEFTTAILEEVGLALITGAGFGAPENVRLSYATDLDTLKEAVKRLKAFMSSDND; via the coding sequence ATGAAACTATCCAACCGTGTTTTAGAAATGGAAGAAAGTGTGACTCTGGCTAGTGATGCAAGAGCAAAGAAGTTAAAGGCTGAAGGAAAAGATGTACTTTTCTTAACTTTAGGTCAGCCCGATTTCCATACTCCCAAAAATATTCAAGATGCAGCTGTTGTAGCCATTCGAGATGGACGTGCTTCTTTCTATACGGTAGCTTCAGGCCTACCAGAATTAAAAGCTGCGGTGAATACCTACTTCGAGCGCTACTATGGCTATTCTGTCGCAAGTAACGAGGTTACCTTTGCTACAGGTGCCAAGTTCTCCCTCTATACTTTCTTTATGGCTGTAATCAATCCTTTAGATGAGGTTATTATTCCAACTCCATACTGGGTTAGTTATGGAGATCAGGTCAAGATGGCAGAAGGGCTTCCAGTCTTTGTTGAAGCTAAAGAAGACAATGATTTTAAAGTCACGGTGGATCAACTAGAACTAGTTAGGACAGATAAGACAAAGGTTTTGGTTCTCAATTCACCATCTAATCCGACTGGTATGATCTATACTCGTGAAGAATTACTAGCTATCGGAAATTGGGCAGTTGAGCATGACATTCTGATTTTAGCAGATGATATATACGGTCGCCTTGTTTATAATGGAAATGAATTTGTTCCAATCTCAAGTCTATCAGAAGCGATTCGTAAGCAAACTATTGTTATCAACGGTGTATCTAAGGCCTATGCCATGACGGGTTGGCGAGTTGGTTATGCGGTAGGTGATCCTGAAATCATTGCAGCTATGAGTAAATTGACGGGACAAACAACTTCAAATTTGACATCTGTTTCTCAATATGCGGCTATTGAAGCCTTAACAGGACCACAGGATTCTGTTGATATCATGCGTCAGGCTTTTGAGGAGCGTCTCAATACCATTTATCCGCTATTATGTGAGGTCCCTGGTTTTGAAGTCGTTAAGCCACAAGGAGCTTTCTATCTCTTCCCAAATGTCAAAAAGGCCATGGAGATGAAAGGCTATACGGATGTGACAGAATTTACAACGGCTATTCTTGAGGAAGTTGGTCTAGCACTCATAACAGGAGCAGGATTCGGAGCGCCAGAAAATGTCCGCCTCAGCTATGCGACAGACCTAGACACGCTTAAAGAAGCAGTTAAACGCTTGAAAGCATTTATGAGTAGTGATAATGATTGA
- a CDS encoding VOC family protein, which produces MIDHFEIKVKDLQISEGFYRSFLAPLGYKLAFKTSSLISFLAPNSPHPGGDFWLAQGTQDPIHFAFLAENKEEVQACYEAGLEAGGRDNGAPGYRSEHPMYYAAFIIDPDGNNIEVVCHKE; this is translated from the coding sequence ATGATTGATCATTTTGAAATTAAGGTAAAGGATTTACAAATTTCAGAAGGATTTTATAGGAGTTTTCTCGCTCCTTTGGGCTATAAATTGGCTTTTAAGACGAGTTCTCTAATCAGTTTTCTTGCCCCTAATAGCCCTCATCCTGGTGGTGATTTTTGGCTGGCTCAGGGGACACAAGATCCTATTCACTTTGCTTTCTTAGCAGAAAATAAGGAAGAGGTTCAGGCTTGTTATGAGGCTGGCTTAGAGGCAGGTGGGCGAGACAATGGGGCTCCTGGTTATCGCAGTGAGCATCCGATGTATTACGCTGCTTTTATAATTGACCCAGATGGGAACAATATAGAAGTGGTTTGCCATAAAGAATAA
- the asnS gene encoding asparagine--tRNA ligase — translation MTKRVTIIDVKDYVGQEVTIGAWVANKSGKGKIAFLQLRDGTAFFQGVAFKPNFVEKFGEEVGLEKFDVIKRLSQETSVYVTGIVKEDERSKFGYELDITDIEVIGESQDYPITPKEHGTDFLMDNRHLWLRSRKQVAVMQIRNAIIYATYEFFDKNGFMKFDSPILSGNAAEDSTELFETDYFGTPAYLSQSGQLYLEAGAMALGRVFDFGPVFRAEKSKTRRHLTEFWMMDAEYSYLTHDESLDLQEAYVKALLQGVLDRAPQALETLERDTELLKRYIAEPFKRITYDQAIDLLQEHENDEDADYEHLEHGDDFGSPHETWISNHFGVPTFVMNYPAAIKAFYMKPVPGNPERVLCADLLAPEGYGEIIGGSMREEDYDALVGKMDELGMDRTEYEFYLDLRKYGTVPHGGFGIGIERMVTFAAGTKHIREAIPFPRMLHRIKP, via the coding sequence ATGACAAAACGTGTAACGATTATTGATGTAAAAGACTATGTTGGTCAAGAAGTGACGATTGGTGCTTGGGTTGCCAACAAATCAGGAAAAGGAAAAATCGCTTTCTTGCAATTGCGTGATGGAACAGCTTTCTTCCAAGGTGTGGCCTTTAAACCAAACTTTGTAGAAAAATTTGGTGAAGAAGTAGGACTTGAGAAGTTTGATGTTATCAAACGCTTGAGCCAAGAAACGTCTGTTTATGTGACAGGAATTGTCAAAGAAGACGAACGTTCTAAATTTGGTTATGAGTTGGACATTACAGACATCGAAGTGATTGGTGAATCTCAAGACTACCCAATCACACCAAAAGAACATGGAACAGATTTCTTGATGGACAACCGTCACTTGTGGCTCCGTTCTCGTAAGCAAGTAGCGGTGATGCAAATCCGTAACGCTATCATCTACGCAACTTATGAGTTCTTCGACAAGAACGGCTTCATGAAGTTTGATAGCCCAATCCTTTCAGGAAACGCGGCAGAAGATTCAACAGAACTCTTTGAAACTGACTACTTCGGAACACCAGCTTACTTGAGCCAATCAGGTCAGCTTTACCTTGAAGCAGGTGCTATGGCTCTTGGTCGTGTCTTTGACTTTGGTCCAGTATTCCGTGCTGAAAAATCAAAAACACGTCGTCACTTGACTGAGTTCTGGATGATGGACGCAGAGTACTCATACTTGACACATGATGAATCACTTGACTTGCAAGAAGCTTATGTGAAAGCTCTTCTTCAAGGTGTTCTTGACCGTGCGCCTCAAGCCTTGGAAACCTTAGAACGTGATACAGAGCTTTTGAAGCGCTACATTGCAGAGCCATTCAAACGCATCACTTACGATCAAGCCATTGACCTCTTGCAAGAACATGAGAATGATGAAGACGCTGACTACGAGCATCTTGAGCATGGTGATGACTTTGGTTCACCACACGAAACGTGGATTTCAAACCACTTTGGTGTACCAACCTTTGTTATGAACTACCCAGCAGCCATCAAGGCCTTCTACATGAAACCAGTTCCTGGAAATCCAGAGCGCGTGCTTTGTGCAGACTTGCTTGCACCAGAAGGTTATGGAGAAATCATCGGTGGGTCTATGCGTGAGGAAGACTATGATGCGCTTGTCGGTAAGATGGATGAACTTGGTATGGACCGTACAGAGTATGAATTCTACCTTGACCTTCGTAAATACGGTACAGTCCCACACGGTGGATTTGGTATCGGTATCGAACGTATGGTAACCTTCGCAGCAGGAACAAAACATATCCGTGAAGCCATTCCATTCCCACGTATGTTGCACCGTATCAAACCGTAA